DNA from Sorangium aterium:
TCGGGTACACGATCCAGGGGACACCCGGCGGGAGCTTCTGGGCCCGGTCGACATAGGGCCGCATGAGCTCTTCATAGGCCGCGAAGGCGTCTCGATGGTCGGCGTGCCGCGACAGCTCTCCCGCGAGCACGTAAGCGCCGACGAGGGAGAGGCTCGCGCCCATTCCGCTGAGCGGCGACGCGCAGTACGCAGCGTCGCCCACGAGCGCGGCGCGGCCGTGGGACCAGCGCGGCGCCATGACCTGGCTGACGGCATCGAAATAGACATCCTCGGCGTCACGCAGCGCGGCGAGCACCCGCGGCGATTCCCAACCTGCATCGGCGAAGACGCTCGCGATGAGCGCCTTCTGCTCGGCGGAGCTCAACCTCTCGTAGCCGCGCGGGGGCGACAGGAACCACAGCGACGCCCGCGTGGTGCCCACATTGTCTGGACGCAGGATGATCGATCGTCTGCCGGGGGCGAGGTACCAGCGAGCCCAGGCGCTGTCGGACGCTCCGCGGGGAATCGTGAAGTAGCTGCCATAGAGGTTGAGCGGGCGGATCCTGGGCTCCTCGCCGACGATGAGCGTACGGGTCCGCGAGCGGATGCCATCGGCGGCGATCACGAGGTCGACGTCGCGCTCCGAGCCATGCTCGAAGGTGACCGTCACCCGGTCGCCGTGATCTCGGAGGCCCGTGATCTGGTCGCCGAAGAGATACTCCGTCGTGTCTCGGGTGCGCTCGTAGAGGATCCTGGCGAGGTCGCCGCGAAGGATCTCGAGCTCCTGTGTGAACCCGACCCTCTCCGAGGTCGCCGCGGGGAACTCGGCCACGGTCACGTCGTGATCGTCGACGAAGCGGAGCCCCTGCTCCCCCGTCGTGGCGGCTCGGATGTCGTCTTCGATCTCCATGCGGCGCGCGACCTCCCGCGCCGCGCCCTGGACGTCGATGTTCTGCCCGCCGAGCCGGAGCGCGCCGGCACGCTCCACGACGACGGGTCGGAATCCGTAGCGCGCAAGCCAGAAGGCGAGGGCGGGACCGGCGATGCTCGCGCCCGAGATCAAAACAGTACGATGTTCCACGGATGATCAGCTCCTGTGTCTTACGTTCCGCGCGAAGCGTCCTGCTGGCGTCGCGATCCATCGCGGCGCATGGCCTATCCCATCCCCGCATGTAGGCCGCGAACCTCCGGCGGATCAACCGCGACGGGCCGCCGCGGCGCCGTCGACCACCGCCGGCACGGACTCCCGCATCGCCTCGATGAAGCGACGCAGCCGGGCCGGATAGAAGCGGGCCTGCGGGTAGACCAGGTGGACCGGCAGCGGATCCGCCTGCCACGACGGCGCGAGGTGCAGAAGCCGCCGCTGCGCCAGATCGTCGGTCAGAAGCCAGGACGAGGCCACGCAGACGCCGAGGCCCATCAGCGCTGCGCTGCGCAGCGCATACAGGCTGTCGGTGCTCATGCGCGGGCGGATCGCGAGCTCGACCCGTTCACCCCCCGACGCGTGGGTCAGCGCGATCGTGTCGCGGTAGTAGGTGCGCAGCGCAAGCCAAGGCAGGTCCGCCAGGTCCGATGGATGAGCCGGCCGTGCTCCCCGGCCCAGCACCGAGGGCGCGGCGGCCACGATGCGCGGCACCTCGGTCAGGCGGATCGCCACCACGGCCGGATCGGCCACCGCGCCGACCAGGATCGCGCAGTCGATGCCGTCGGCGATGAAGTTCGGCTGCCGGTCGTGCAGCAGCCACTCGACCGAGACGCGCGGGTAGCGGCGCAGGTAGTCGGCCAGCGGCTTGACCAGCTGGTGCTGGCCGAACGCGTGCGGAACGACCACGCGGAGCGTCCCGTCGGGCTGGTCGCGGTCGCCTCGCATGTCCGACGCGAACGCCTCCAGGCTGGCCAGCAGCGCCTTGGCGCGCTCGAAGCACCGTTCGCCGTCCTCGGTCAGCTTCATCGTGTGCGTGGTGCGCTGCAGCAGCGGCAGCCCCAGCGAGCGCTCCAGCGCCTGCAGGCGCCGGCTTACGGTGGGCTGCGTCGTTCCCAGCAGGGTGGCCGCAGCCGACAGGCTGCCCGCCTCGACGATCCTCACGAAGGTCTGCAGCAAGCCGATGGGGTCGAGCGACGAGGGCGAGGGGGGCGCCGGTCTGGTCATACGCCGACGGTATAACCATCGTGCGTTGCATGCCACTACAGCGCTCGAGCGATGCTTCCCATACTCGGTGTACCATGCACGCCATTCAGTTGACGCATACAGCCCCCGCCAACCAGCCGCCGCCCGCCGCGTCCGCGCCGCCCCTGCCCGCCGCCCTGGTGCTGCTGCTGGCCACCGGAGCGGGCCTGGCCGTGGCCTCGATCTACTACAGCCAGCCCATGCTCGGCGTGCTGGGGGCCGAGATCGGCGCCTCCGACCGCGCGCTCGGCCTCGTGCCGACGCTCACGCAGCTGGGCTATGCGCTGGGCATCCTGCTGCTCGCGCCGCTCGGCGACCGCTACGACCGGCGGCGCATCATCCTGGCCAAGGCTGCCCTGCTGGCGGCCGCGCTGCTGCTCGGCGGGGCCGCGCACGCGATCGGCACGCTGCTGGTCGCAAGCCTGGTCACCGGCCTGGCCGCGACCCTGGCGCAGGACATCGTGCCCGCCGCCGCGACGCTGGCCCCGGAGGCGCATCGGGGCAAGGTGGTCGGCACCGTGATGACCGGCCTGCTGCTGGGCATCCTGCTGTCGCGCGTGATCAGCGGCTTCGTGGCGGAGAATTTCGGCTGGCGCGCGGTGTTCGTCGCCGCCGCGGCCAGCATCGCCCTGCTCGGCGCGGCGATGTGGCGCAGCCTGCCGCGCTTCGAGCCGACGACGCAGCTGAGCTACGCCGCGCTGCTCGGCTCGCTGGCCGAGCTGTGGAAGCGCCACGGCGCCCTGCGCCGCGCGACGCTGGCCCAGGGGCTGCTGTCGGTGGGGTTCAGCGCGTTCTGGTCCACGCTCGCCGTGATGCTGCACGCCGCGCCGTTCCACCTCGGCAGCGCGGTGGCGGGCGCCTTCGGCC
Protein-coding regions in this window:
- a CDS encoding FAD-dependent monooxygenase, giving the protein MEHRTVLISGASIAGPALAFWLARYGFRPVVVERAGALRLGGQNIDVQGAAREVARRMEIEDDIRAATTGEQGLRFVDDHDVTVAEFPAATSERVGFTQELEILRGDLARILYERTRDTTEYLFGDQITGLRDHGDRVTVTFEHGSERDVDLVIAADGIRSRTRTLIVGEEPRIRPLNLYGSYFTIPRGASDSAWARWYLAPGRRSIILRPDNVGTTRASLWFLSPPRGYERLSSAEQKALIASVFADAGWESPRVLAALRDAEDVYFDAVSQVMAPRWSHGRAALVGDAAYCASPLSGMGASLSLVGAYVLAGELSRHADHRDAFAAYEELMRPYVDRAQKLPPGVPWIVYPRSRLGVSLLHRVLRLASSPLLRRGAGWIGSSADDAIELPDYSKPGPSARARAR
- a CDS encoding LysR family transcriptional regulator, encoding MTRPAPPSPSSLDPIGLLQTFVRIVEAGSLSAAATLLGTTQPTVSRRLQALERSLGLPLLQRTTHTMKLTEDGERCFERAKALLASLEAFASDMRGDRDQPDGTLRVVVPHAFGQHQLVKPLADYLRRYPRVSVEWLLHDRQPNFIADGIDCAILVGAVADPAVVAIRLTEVPRIVAAAPSVLGRGARPAHPSDLADLPWLALRTYYRDTIALTHASGGERVELAIRPRMSTDSLYALRSAALMGLGVCVASSWLLTDDLAQRRLLHLAPSWQADPLPVHLVYPQARFYPARLRRFIEAMRESVPAVVDGAAAARRG
- a CDS encoding MFS transporter, which produces MHAIQLTHTAPANQPPPAASAPPLPAALVLLLATGAGLAVASIYYSQPMLGVLGAEIGASDRALGLVPTLTQLGYALGILLLAPLGDRYDRRRIILAKAALLAAALLLGGAAHAIGTLLVASLVTGLAATLAQDIVPAAATLAPEAHRGKVVGTVMTGLLLGILLSRVISGFVAENFGWRAVFVAAAASIALLGAAMWRSLPRFEPTTQLSYAALLGSLAELWKRHGALRRATLAQGLLSVGFSAFWSTLAVMLHAAPFHLGSAVAGAFGLAGAAGAVAAPLAGRIADRSGPERVTRMGAALAFVAFAAMALSPLLSAHGRLWLLGASAVAFDLGIQAALVAHQTIVYGIEPGARSRVNAVLVVGMFVGMAAGAALGSVLFARWGWLAVTALASSAAASALLVRLWPAARTPPRA